ccagggctacagcaggggcgctgccacgcggcccctcccgctgcgccgcctcctgctgcgagggctccgctccggtcagcggggagggaaggaagaggactgccctgcaggacgctctggttctctgcgccgccgccccctacagggcggccaaagcggaacaagaacaacaacaacaacaaaaaagcggccgtgccgccctaggattgggcagaatgccgcctccaacaatctgccaccccaagcaccagcttgctcagctggtgcctggagccggccctgtgtaaaGAGAACATTTACCGGTCTGCAGCACTGCTGTAGCCTTGATAgttccaggatatgagagagacaggaTAGGTGAGCTAACCCTTaaatgcccacttcattttaagtcagaggtgggcaaactatgaactgggggccacatccagccctccagatgttttaatccgtcCCTTGAGCTACCGCTGGGAAGTGGGGTCtgaggcttgccccgctctggcgctccagctgtGGAGTGGGATCAGGCTCTTGCGCCActccgcacggctcccagaagcagcggcatgtcccccctccggctcctatgcgtaggggtaGCCAGAggactccgcatgctgcccccacccaagcgctgtccccccagctcccattggccaggaaccacagtcaatgggagctacaggggtggtgcctgcagacagggcagcgggCAGATCCCGGGCtacccctatgcgtaggagccggagggggggacatgcctggctgcacctccacgtaggagccggaagggggacatgccgctgtttctgggagctgcttgaggtaagcactgcccagagcctgcatctgaCCGCTTCCtgcgccccttccccagccctgatccccctcccaccctccgaacccctcggtcccagcccggagcatcctcctgcacccccaacccctcatccccagccccaacccagagccagcacccccagccacagccctcctgccccccaacccccaattttgtgagcattcatggcctgccatacgatttccatacccagatgtggccctcaggccaaaaagtttgcccacccctgttttaagtggtctcctgcaGCATATGTGAACAACTTGTATTTAACttagacactctggttaccttccccagacctgaagaagagctctgtgaagcttgaaagcttgtaccttccaccaacagaagttggtccaataaaaggcatTACCTCAAACATCTAGTCTCTGCCATATCCTATTACctgtattttgtatgtataaagcTTCCAACTTTAAAAAACTAAATTGAAGCAAAGTGTCTAACTAGTTAAATTGTCAGGCAGACTGAGGTGTCATATGAtgcaaaaaattaaacagaatatATATTTTGAACAGTCTTTAATTCATGTAAAAGTCTATTTTAAACTGTACACATTTTAATACTTACAAAATGATATCTTCACATCTTTGGAGTCATGTGTTACACAATACGCTCCATAACCAGACATCAAACCAAAGAAGAGACCAGCAGCCAAAGAGACTATACTTCCTGCAGTAAACCATTAAggaatatgaaaatgaaaatgtgagGAACAACTGAAAAAACAGACTACAGaatattcttcttcttctcatTATTATTAGACAATTTACTATTTTGCTGCTACAACTAAAATCTGAGATGAACTGGAGTTTTCCCACATTTTGGCTATGAATTACTCTGGAAAAGAATAATTTTTACTATGTAATGTTTCAATGAGTAGGTCTTGTATAACATCCTGATAAGAATAAAGTTCCAATGCTGGGTATTGTGAAGTCCATACCCCAGGTTCTCTATTGAGTTctgttttagggtatgtctacactagaaacactatGGCGACACAGCTGCAGAGACAAAAGGGGTTCTTCCATTACTATAGTacagtgatccccaaactttttacctaaCGCCACCCCTTACTCTGGTCCAtgctcccccacccagggcagggagtggggccacggctccgggaggggagggacatggacaggggtaaggaggcCAAGGCTGGGACCACAACTGGGGGCGGGAGTggagccctgggtgcagggctgggagctgggaccccgggctggcagctgggaccagggccaggagcggagctgggtcacactccctcccctccccgccccctatGGGGACTGGCCCATACTGCAGCCATGCCCCTTCTCCCCcgcagcccgcgccacttcctgcagctcccattggctgggaacgatgaaccgcagccactgggagctgtgggcagccgtgcctgcgaacagtcaatgtaaacaaactgtctcgcgacctgccagcagattaccctgatgggctgcaggttgtccaccactgatctagacagcAGAAGCAGTAATTCTTTCCTGACTTCGTCTGAACTACTTGTCAGGATCTGATTCATGTAGCCATTTACACTTGTGCGAAGTGGATTTAAAATACCATCATTCTGGTTTAGGAGCAATTTATCCCCACTTTGCATTGATGTAAATGACTTCACAAGGTGTAAGGCATTAGAGAATCAATCCCTCCATTTCCAAATCCGGCCACCCCCGCATTTACCTTTGCGAGTATATCCTACAACACCGCCAAGAGCCACCACTATCGCATAACCAAAACCAATCCAGTCAATCGCCATGATCACAAATCTAAAAAAGACAACAAATTGCAACACTGAAGAACaaattctgctttaaaaatagATTTCCTGTTTAGGATTATGAAGTGTTATCCAGGAGCACtccaaacaataataaataatgagtTACAAGTTTCAGTACTGCGACAATACTCAAAATGTGCATGGGCTTAAACTGGCAGGCCcgccgacagcaattccgggccccacagcagaacagtcaatgggcccctgGTCCGACTGACATTTGGGCAGTGTTGCACCTGCGCTGGCCCAGCGAGAGGCGACtagtgggagggacacaaaggggggcactagctgtggggggagggagggagacaacaCGTGACACCCCCACGTAACCCCTCCCGCATGACCTCCAACgtgactcctccccatcccacccccagcctggggccctcaTGCTCTCCCCGCCCCTCTTCCCCATACCAAGTTAGCTGGTGACAAAGTCAGATTCAGGAGTCAcaatttgtcagaccactctgtttattagcaaagcgctctgctaatacacccagataatgtgagtACCATGCAAGACTCaaactatttatttatacaaaaaaaaGGGCGCGAACTTAACAAGAtaacaaaaggaagcagaactgatATTACCGatctcctgttaatgtcccaccattagcttaagtggacccaTTGTTTCATACTttaatgtttctcttcctgacaactatatttcaacattccttattcctgcttaaaggaacatacagcatttctttaatccattctatttttacaatataattcattctactttcacaatgggcatggggctctgtcctcctgctgcgCTGGCCCGGCTCCCCCAGGCTGTTCGGCTGCTCTTCTGGTAGCCAGGGTCCGGAGCCACTCCTGGATGCTTCCgggtgcagcacagcagctgcctgggagagtgcCTGGCTGTGGCAGCAGGAGGCCACCCCTCCCGCCCAGGTTCAGCTTCTGGTGACAGTGGCCCATTGAGCTGtagctcccctgccctccccggcATGCTCAGAGTTggctcctgtccccagaagctgagcctgggggggagagggctgccaCTGTTGCCGCTCCCTGCCTtgcccaggctcagcttctggggacaggagTTGACTCTGAGCATGTCAGGGAGGTCTCCGGCTTGCTGGGCCACTGTCCCTAGAGAAGCTGaaccccagggcagctgctgcacttcaCCTGGCTGGAAGGAGAggttctggccctgccccttcctctccccacctgggACTGGCTGCTGGGTCGACAAGTTGCCCGAGCAGGTGTCTGGAGAGGGCAGGCGGGCCTTTGAGCCCTGCAGCCTGCCTgtgtgatttaaaagggcccagggctcctgacCGCCACCACTACCGCTGGCACAGAGGTGGTGGCAAggggccccgggcccttttaaatcgcccgggGACCCTGGGCAATTGTCCCCTTTGTCcccgtcccccgtccccccccctgTTGGCAGGCCTGACTGTGTGGACTGTAACTCTTGTCCCTTCTCACATCTTCCTATCTGTCTATGCCCCcaccatttttttaaccttacacATTATGGCATATCTAAAATTAGGCTCCAGTCCTTCAGAGACTTATGCTCATGAGTAAGCCCTTGCAAGATTAGGGCCTTAGAAGCTATAGGTAGTAAGCTGATTGGGGTAGGGAGCTcgctctcaggctaggtctacactacccgcctgaatcagtgggtagaaatcgatctctcggggatcgaattatcatgtCTCgccgggacgcgacaatcgatccccgaattgatgcgcttactccaccagcggaggtaagAGTAAGCGcggtcgacggggagccgcggaggtcgattttgccgccgtcctcacagcggggtaagtcggctccgatacgtcgaatacagctacgctatttgtgtaactgaatttgcgtatcttaaatcgatcccccccatagtgaagacctgcccttaaaggcacagggaggggaacaAACAATCTCTCCATgagtaaaatggggacaatgatactgacctcctttgtaaagcatgaTATAAAaacatgctttgagatctgctgatgaaaagtgctataacagagctaggtattattactgtTCTGTTCCTTCTGCAAAGTTCCTTGCACACTTTTGGGTGCTATACAAATAAGTCATATAATTCACCAAATACAGAATTACAAATAACGGAGTATTACATTAAAAATCCCATCGTAACAACATGAAATGTGTaaaaaaatcatgcaaaaatTTGCTATTCTTAAGTAGATAAAATCTCCCCCCTTCCCAACTGAAGAGAGAGCCTCCTCTTTTCTGCTCACTCCTTTCCCCCATCTACCCTGGGTTGTGTCCTGGGAAGGGAGGTTTTcttaaatgttaaaaaacaaaacacagaatagGCAGGGAGAGAGCTGATCGAGCATATGTTATAATTTAATCACCAACATTATGTGCTAGAGGCCTACAAACCACACAGGTAGAGACATGGTTTGAAGAGAGTACAATCTAGGGCTCCTAGTCCTGCAATGAATCAGCACGGGCACACCTTTGCCCCAGCAGAGAGCCCCAAAGCTGCCAAGATGTGTCCTGTGGTCTGCCTGCCCAGAGCTCACTACCCAAAGGCCCCATTACACCAACACTGAAGCGGTGAGTCGCTTTACTGGACAGAAGTGGGACTGAGACGGGGTTGTTCAAGTCCAGTGGTGTTTGTCCTGTCAGCACTAGAGAGGGGGGCACAAGTGCGCACTCTAGAAGGGGTGAACCCGAAAGCAGCCCAGCTCCCCGCTGGTTAGGGTGCTCTAGTAACGACGCAGGCCAATACTGCGCGCCTCAGCCTGCTGCGTAGGCCTGCCgagaccctgctctgcccagtgCAAACGGGGGTGTGGCCGGGGCCGCTCTCAGGCACA
The nucleotide sequence above comes from Trachemys scripta elegans isolate TJP31775 chromosome 3, CAS_Tse_1.0, whole genome shotgun sequence. Encoded proteins:
- the TMEM14A gene encoding transmembrane protein 14A, which codes for MAIDWIGFGYAIVVALGGVVGYTRKGSIVSLAAGLFFGLMSGYGAYCVTHDSKDVKISFFSAFILTIVMGMRFKRSKKLIPGGLIAGLSLLMILRLVFLLL